The genomic window TGCGCTCGCGGGCGAAATCCGGGAGATGAAAACCATCGTCGAACGAAGCTATGAGGACCTGGTCATCAACCAGGACCTCGGTCTTGGGATGATGCTCTGGATGACGAGCTTCTTTCCCGAAGAGCGTTGGGCGCGCCTTCAGCGTGAGCGGAGCCTCGCTATACTCGACCGGATGTGGATCGATCGGCCGGGCTACTTCTGCCGCGAGCTGGGAGCATCTTCGGTCAAATTTGCTTTCACGAACTTCGGCGTCTCTGTCGGTCTCCAAGCCGTCGAGGCATGGCCGGAGCGCGTCGCGCGATTGAATTCATTTTTCGAAACGTACCGCTCGGGAGACGAATACGATACCGATGCGATTACGCACGTGATGGCGTGCGTGTCATCTTTCGCCGGCGAGTTCTTACCACCCCTCGCGACGTAAGTATTGCGCGGGCTTAACCTGCGGCTACGCTTGGGCCGCACGCAGATGGTTGATGACGCCATCGACGCCGAAGATGTACCAGGCGTCCGCTTCGGCCATCTGCGCCTGACGGTTGTTGGGCACTGCGCCCTCGAGAGTCACCACCGAGTTGCGCGTGCTAACCTTGATAGAGTCGTGGGTGAGGAGGCGATCCTTTTCCAACGCCATAGTGACAGCGTCGCTGATCTCGTCGTCGCGATCGTCCTCGAATGGCTTAACTTCGATCCCGTTTACGACGTCGCGAGTTCCCGGCACCCACCATGCGAGCAGTCCGGCGAGCCGCTTGTGCGACAGGCTTTCGACCTTACCATTGAGCGTCACGACTCCGTCAGCGACTGCGATCTCGATATAGTTGTCGCCGTCAGTGGCGGCTTCGACGGAAGCTCCCACGCGCCGCTCTTCGGCAGTTTGAATCCTGCAATCGGTGAAAGCTCCTTCCTGCAACATCGCAGCGCGCAGGTGATCCCGGATCGCGCCATCACCCATCGG from Candidatus Binatus sp. includes these protein-coding regions:
- a CDS encoding BON domain-containing protein — encoded protein: MGDGAIRDHLRAAMLQEGAFTDCRIQTAEERRVGASVEAATDGDNYIEIAVADGVVTLNGKVESLSHKRLAGLLAWWVPGTRDVVNGIEVKPFEDDRDDEISDAVTMALEKDRLLTHDSIKVSTRNSVVTLEGAVPNNRQAQMAEADAWYIFGVDGVINHLRAAQA